From the genome of Actinomycetes bacterium:
GCGCTCGCCGGCCGCCGGGGTGGGTTCGCCAGGGCTCTCGAACGCAAGCTGCACGGGCCCGTCTCGCCCTGGGACGACGCCAGGCAGGGTGCTGCCAAGGGGTTGAAGAGCATGGTCACCGGCACCGTCCAGGCGATTGCGCTCGGGTCGCCCCAGTACTGGCTCGCCCGTCCTCGCGACGCGTGGCGGTTGGCACATCGGACGGTGGCGGGCGGGTTGTTCGCCCTCGGCCATCCCGGTGAGACCGCCCGCCGGTCGCTCGGCACCGACGACCTGGAGAACGGGCACGCCTGGCGCTTCTGGGCCCAGTTCGGCCCGCAGTTGGCGGCCACCGCGGTCACCAAGGGTGCGGCCAGCCTGGCCAGAGGGGCGGCAGTGGCCGAAGAGGCCAGCATGGCCGTCCAGCAGGCGAGCGCGAGTGCCGGGGTCCCGATCCGGCACGCGCTTGCCGACATCAACCCTGGCTACCCAATCTCCGGCCGGGACCGGAACTGCGCCAACTGCGCGCTCGCGACCGACGCGACGCTCGCAGGGCGCCCTGCATCCGCACTGCCGGGCGGGGCGACGAGCATCGGGCTCCTCGAAGACCACTTCGGCCGCAAGTTCGTCTTCATGTCATCGCGGGCGACAATCGAGGCGGCCATGCAACGCTCAGGGTCGGGCGCGCGAGGCATCATCTTCGGGTCGCGAAGCACCCGCCGGCCCGGCCACGTCTTCAACGTCGTGAACCAGGACGGCACCGTCCGCTTCATCGATGGGCAACGCGCCGGCCCGGCCACGTTCGACGGTGAGGGCTACACCGGCTTCTACCTGCTACGAACGGATTGAGGCACCCGATGGTCGACAAGCGGACTGCAACCGAGATCGCCCGACGTCACCTCTCGGAGGAGTATCCCGGCGAGGAGGTCGTGGTCGACGAATCCGACGTCCTCGAAGAGGACTGGTGCTGGGTGTTCTTCTACAACACCCGCGCCTTCTACCAGACCGGCGAGCTGCGCGAGTCCTTGGTCGGCAACGGCCCCCTGATCATCGAGAAGGCGACCGGCGCCCTCCGCGTCGCTGGCACGGCTCACCCGATCG
Proteins encoded in this window:
- a CDS encoding YrhB domain-containing protein, with amino-acid sequence MVDKRTATEIARRHLSEEYPGEEVVVDESDVLEEDWCWVFFYNTRAFYQTGELRESLVGNGPLIIEKATGALRVAGTAHPIEHYLAEHRLAEHRLAEHRERNQASD
- a CDS encoding toxin glutamine deamidase domain-containing protein, translated to MRANLEPGPARSGSLDFAALADRCRGIAAQLGGADRGVRTGSGAWTGVAAESGGARAARLTAAIDQAAGAAADVAAILSVFATVVQDAAMAWGSAERLAHSIGCRLAPDGSAEGCVPGDTRHTLILARAQSLAVQAGEEIKAAARVAAAGFAQVADRAGATCALAGRRGGFARALERKLHGPVSPWDDARQGAAKGLKSMVTGTVQAIALGSPQYWLARPRDAWRLAHRTVAGGLFALGHPGETARRSLGTDDLENGHAWRFWAQFGPQLAATAVTKGAASLARGAAVAEEASMAVQQASASAGVPIRHALADINPGYPISGRDRNCANCALATDATLAGRPASALPGGATSIGLLEDHFGRKFVFMSSRATIEAAMQRSGSGARGIIFGSRSTRRPGHVFNVVNQDGTVRFIDGQRAGPATFDGEGYTGFYLLRTD